One stretch of Armigeres subalbatus isolate Guangzhou_Male chromosome 2, GZ_Asu_2, whole genome shotgun sequence DNA includes these proteins:
- the LOC134217496 gene encoding protein daughter of sevenless, giving the protein MTTNKEVYHEGWLIKSPPTKRIWRARWRRRWFTLKQGELPGQYVLEYYTDRKCRKLKGIIDLDQCEQVDAGLRLDRQKEKYAHMFDVKTPTRTYYLAADTEEDMRGWVNCICQVCQLQETQTNEESRPYYNISAINTGDAINMATDVPGHCDQQQQDHSNDTEISFLNHSSLGEVQEVQPQPRQSTMVGYNPHGTYQNEEMLNFRASEYSKRETIISDSKLSQNQSTPRNNNVEAYSNLGTIERSQSLRGKPTPPDKGASVPIPVGNHMRTQSLNTDQKTIASVVANSAKKIPENLKLNDRMTAGGADSGTEQPSPALSTSSGPYIPIHECFSGSPMLHSPITPLNSLDPRFYDTPRSHPNSGFNLINNEQPYSPKRSNVTVPVQHATSGCAKASRSGKSSPSDTESVFTDDESAATASIDSSRTKDRNTRPSDSSIENDAIGWTYVQRFARVSQDDQSKTAGLPAASAPPRPPKRTSLILDSIEKHKDIQSSDTENASPAIGPKDASSCVEQFYDIPRSHQPGQYPGGSSMMHLPEADLLSPLSQCDLIASSTPNLMASGSTNGSQCGTLGRGTLRPHCYTNAAPQHIEGNVFRFDFSEQGDAPAINRNLKPKSSVDITKSVESVGQSFKQISFTPAVNVPTTPAMKNQPPNVDRRKKPTTPQIGTNSMRRKGGPISLTIQNHNENVYGNTQEHGMQHFTGISPRTPIKSDDCLQYLDLDHSNSPQKSSGHHHHGSIGGGHPTAVNHIGSNGLVGSNSLAAPPVTRTPYTTVDFVKTDALNRIREDSEASRKLKE; this is encoded by the exons CGATGGCGACGCCGTTGGTTCACGCTGAAGCAGGGCGAGCTTCCCGGCCAGTATGTGTTGGAATATTACACCGACCGCAAGTGCCGGAAGCTGAAGGGAATCATCGATCTGGATCAGTGCGAACAAGTGGACGCTGGGCTGCGTTTGGACCGTCAGAAGGAAAAATATGCGCACATGTTCGATGTAAAGACTCCAACAAGGACGTACTATCTTGCGGCGGATACCGAGGAAGACATGCGTGGGTGGGTAAATTGCATCTGCCAGGTGTGTCAGTTGCAGGAGACACAGACAAATGAAGAATCGAGGCCGTACTACAACATCAGTGCGATCAACACCGGGGATGCGATAAACATGGCGACGGATGTTCCCGGGCATTGCGATCAGCAGCAGCAAGACCATTCAAATGATACTGAGATTTCGTTTTTGAATCATTCGTCTTTGGGAGAGGTACAAGAGGTGCAACCTCAGCCTAGGCAATCAACAATGGTGGGTTACAATCCGCATGGAACTTATCAGAACGAAGAGATGTTGAATTTTCGGGCATCGGAGTACAGTAAAAGAGAAACGATCATTAgtgactcaaaattgagtcaaaACCAATCGACGCCTAGAAATAATAACGTCGAAGCCTATTCAAATTTGGGTACGATCGAACGGTCGCAATCATTGCGTGGAAAACCAACTCCACCCGACAAGGGTGCTTCTGTTCCAATTCCAGTTGGAAATCATATGCgaactcaatctctcaacacaGACCAAAAAACTATAGCATCCGTTGTGGCAAATAGTGCAAAGAAAATTCCTGAAAACCTAAAATTAAACGATCGAATGACCGCTGGAGGAGCCGATAGTGGAACCGAACAACCCTCTCCTGCGCTGAGTACTTCTTCTGGGCCGTACATTCCGATTCACGAGTGCTTTTCCGGCAGTCCGATGCTGCATTCGCCGATCACCCCACTGAACTCGTTAGATCCTCGCTTTTACGACACCCCCAGAAGTCATCCAAATTCCGGTTTCAATCTGATCAATAATGAGCAGCCGTATTCTCCGAAACGTAGCAACGTCACCGTCCCGGTTCAGCATGCTACCAGCGGCTGCGCGAAGGCATCTCGTAGTGGTAAATCCAGTCCATCCGACACGGAAAGCGTCTTTACGGATGATGAGAGTGCAGCAACGGCGTCAATTGACTCTTCCCGAACGAAGGATCGAAACACTAGACCTTCCGATAGTTCCATCGAGAACGACGCCATCGGGTGGACGTACGTGCAACGTTTCGCCCGAGTGTCGCAAGACGATCAATCGAAAACAGCCGGCTTGCCGGCTGCATCCGCCCCACCCAGGCCACCAAAGAGAACTAGTTTAATTCTGGATAGTATTGAGAA ACACAAAGATATTCAGTCTTCTGACACAGAGAATGCTTCCCCAGCAATTGGCCCAAAAGATGCTTCTTCG TGTGTGGAGCAGTTCTACGATATCCCACGATCGCATCAACCTGGACAATATCCAGGCGGTAGCAGTATGATGCACCTACCGGAAGCAGATTTACTTTCACCGCTTAGTCAATGTGATTTGATTGCATCCAGCACACCCAATTTGATGGCCAGCGGCAGCACGAATGGCAGCCAATGTGGAACACTTGGTCGTGGAACGCTTCGTCCGCACTGTTACACCAATGCCGCACCACAACACATCGAGGGCAACGTGTTTCGGTTCGATTTCAGCGAACAG GGTGACGCGCCGGCAATCAATCGCAATTTGAAACCCAAATCGTCCGTCGACATTACCAAATCGGTCGAGAGCGTTGGGCAATCGTTCAAGCAGATTAGCTTTACGCCAGCAGTGAATGTTCCGACAACACCGGCCATGAAAAACCAACCGCCAAATGTCGACCGGAGAAAAAAGCCAACCACTCCACAG ATTGGCACGAATTCAATGCGACGTAAGGGTGGACCTATTTCACTTACTATTCAGAATCATAACGAGAATGTTTATGGAAATACACAAGAGCATGGCATGCAG CATTTTACGGGAATTTCTCCACGCACCCCTATTAAAAGCGACGACTGCTTGCAGTACCTCGATCTCGATCACTCGAACAGCCCCCAAAAGTCATCCGGTCATCACCATCACGGTTCGATCGGTGGAGGTCACCCTACAGCAGTTAACCACATCGGCAGTAATGGTTTAGTTGGTTCCAACAGCTTAGCTGCACCACCCGTTACACGCACACCGTACACAACGGTTGACTTTGTTAAAACTGATGCGCTGAACCGCATTCGCGAGGACTCGGAAGCTAGTCGCAAACTGAAGGAATAG